A window of the Drosophila simulans strain w501 chromosome 2L, Prin_Dsim_3.1, whole genome shotgun sequence genome harbors these coding sequences:
- the LOC6732771 gene encoding apoptosis-inducing factor 3 translates to MEENEYIDPVVVCHKLEVQENEMRQVDACGIPSILLVKQSGILRAVGAMCPHRGAPLAKGVLSRNRVRCPWHGACFNLTTGDIENFPGLDSLPCHRVSVDSRGQVLVQVKRSYLLRHSRIKPMASRNWQDQRHFVVVGGGPSGAVCVETLRQEGFTGRLTLVCREKHLPYDRTGIMNLLNTYTKNLALREEQFYKDYGIEMQLGVSAERLNTNCNILHCANGKRFPYDKIYIATGYSAVTPNLPGVHLKNVKTIRDIGDARSIFQMVDKSTQVVCLGSSFMAVEASANLVSRAGSVTLVARQNVPFKSTLGELIGQRILKLLEENKVDLRMSSGIIRILGNSRGEVAAVELLDKSRIPCNLLILGTGCQCNTQFLQRSGISINPDGSVDVNDFLQTRVRNVYVGGDIANAYILGGFPDRVNISHYGLAQYHGRIAALNMSGHIAKLEAIPFFYTVIFGRAFRSAGYGLFRDVVIDGSLEDLHFVAYFLDDNDTVTSVASCGRDPMVAQFAELVSQGKELCRCQIVDPKGRNYWFTKLKL, encoded by the coding sequence ATGGAAGAAAATGAATATATCGATCCTGTGGTCGTGTGCCACAAGCTTGAAGTGCAAGAAAATGAGATGAGGCAAGTGGATGCTTGCGGAATACCCAGCATCCTTCTCGTCAAGCAAAGTGGAATCCTGCGGGCGGTTGGCGCCATGTGTCCACATCGTGGAGCTCCCCTTGCGAAGGGCGTTCTGTCCAGGAATCGGGTGCGATGTCCTTGGCACGGAGCTTGTTTCAATCTGACTACTGGTGACATTGAGAACTTTCCAGGACTAGATTCGTTGCCCTGTCATCGAGTTAGTGTCGACTCCAGAGGCCAGGTGCTCGTCCAAGTGAAGCGATCTTATTTACTACGACACTCAAGAATAAAACCAATGGCAAGCCGTAACTGGCAGGACCAACGACACTTTGTGGTGGTGGGAGGTGGTCCTTCAGGTGCTGTCTGTGTGGAGACCCTGCGCCAGGAGGGATTCACTGGTCGCTTGACCCTCGTCTGCCGGGAAAAACATCTGCCCTATGATCGAACAGGGATCATGAACTTGTTGAACACTTATACCAAGAACTTGGCCCTTCGGGAAGAACAGTTCTACAAGGACTACGGCATAGAGATGCAGTTGGGAGTATCCGCTGAAAGGTTGAATACGAATTGCAACATCCTTCATTGCGCTAATGGCAAAAGGTTTCCGTATGACAAAATCTATATAGCAACAGGTTATTCCGCCGTCACACCAAACTTACCCGGAgtgcacttgaaaaatgtgaaaaccaTTCGGGACATTGGCGATGCCAGGAGCATATTCCAAATGGTGGACAAATCAACCCAAGTGGTGTGCCTGGGTTCCAGTTTCATGGCTGTGGAGGCTTCGGCCAATCTCGTTTCCAGAGCGGGCAGCGTTACCCTGGTAGCCCGTCAAAATGTGCCCTTCAAAAGCACATTGGGTGAGTTGATAGGACAGCGGATACTGAAGCTCCTGGAGGAGAATAAGGTAGATTTGCGCATGAGCAGTGGAATCATCAGGATTTTGGGAAACAGCCGTGGGGAGGTGGCTGCAGTGGAGCTCCTGGATAAGTCGCGAATACCCTGTAATCTGCTCATTCTCGGCACTGGTTGTCAGTGCAACACACAGTTTCTCCAGCGGAGTGGTATCAGCATCAATCCCGATGGCTCCGTGGATGTCAACGACTTTCTGCAGACTAGAGTACGCAATGTTTATGTGGGCGGGGATATAGCCAATGCGTATATCTTGGGTGGGTTTCCAGATCGAGTAAATATAAGCCACTATGGATTGGCGCAATACCACGGACGCATTGCTGCACTGAACATGAGTGGCCACATTGCGAAACTGGAAGCCATTCCCTTTTTCTATACCGTGATCTTCGGCAGGGCCTTTCGCTCCGCAGGATATGGACTTTTCAGGGACGTTGTCATCGACGGAAGTCTCGAGGATCTGCACTTCGTTGCCTACTTCTTGGATGACAACGACACGGTGACTTCAGTGGCATCCTGCGGTCGGGATCCCATGGTTGCCCAGTTTGCCGAACTAGTGTCGCAGGGAAAAGAATTGTGTCGGTGTCAGATCGTCGATCCCAAGGGGCGAAATTACTGGTTCACGAAGTTAAAGCTTTAG
- the LOC6732772 gene encoding LIM/homeobox protein Lhx4 isoform X4: protein MELLKLMMFKSDFLSNGKCDDRVPPINLSQLPEFLLSTIPKCGGCHELILDRFILKVLERTWHAKCLQCSECHGQLNDKCFARNGQLFCKEDFFKRYGTKCSACDMGIPPTQVVRRAQDNVYHLQCFLCAMCSRTLNTGDEFYLMEDRKLICKRDYEEAKAKGLYLDGSLDGDQPNKRPRTTITAKQLETLKTAYNNSPKPARHVREQLSQDTGLDMRVVQVWFQNRRAKEKRLKKDAGRTRWSQYFRSMKGNCSPRTDKFLDKDELKVDYDSFSHHDLSNDSYSTVNLGLDEGASPHSIRGSYMHGSSSPSQYPPSSRSPPPVGQGHTFGSYPDNIVYTNIDQAVGSSLHASKAHHRLHSSNNVSDLSNDSSPDQGYPDFPPSPDSWLGDSGSTNTTSANNNANNNSSHNNNNSSGGGSGGVSVSTAPNPSAPGVHY from the exons ATGGAACTTTTGAAGCTAATGATGTTCAAAAGTGACTTCCTGTCCAATGGCAAATGTGACGATCGCGTACCGCCGATTAACCTGAGTCAATTGCCAGAGTTCTTGCTAT CCACAATCCCGAAATGCGGTGGCTGCCACGAGCTGATCCTGGACCGCTTCATCCTCAAAGTGCTGGAGAGGACGTGGCACGCCAAGTGCCTGCAGTGCAGCGAGTGCCATGGCCAGCTGAACGACAAGTGCTTCGCGCGGAATGGCCAGCTCTTCTGCAAGGAGGACTTCTTCAA ACGTTACGGTACAAAGTGTTCCGCTTGTGATATGGGCATTCCGCCCACGCAGGTGGTGCGTCGGGCGCAGGACAACGTCTACCATCTGCAGTGCTTCCTGTGCGCCATGTGCTCCCGCACCCTGAACACCGGCGACGAGTTCTACCTGATGGAGGATCGCAAGCTGATCTGCAAGCGGGATTATGAGGAGGCCAAGGCCAAGG GCCTCTATCTGGATGGCTCCTTGGACGGCGATCAGCCGAATAAGCGACCGCGCACCACCATCACCGCCAAGCAGCTGGAGACCCTGAAAACGGCCTACAATAACAGCCCCAAACCCGCCCGCCATGTACGTGAGCAGCTTTCGCAGGACACGGGCCTGGACATGCGGGTGGTGCAGGTCTGGTTCCAGAACAG GCGGGCCAAGGAGAAGCGACTGAAAAAGGACGCAGGCCGCACGCGCTGGAGCCAGTACTTCCGCTCGATGAAGGGCAACTGCTCGCCGCGCACCGACAAATTCCTCGACAAGGATGAGCTGAAGGTTGACTACGACAGCTTCAGTCACCACG ATCTGAGCAACGACAGCTATAGCACCGTCAATTTGGGCCTGGACGAGGGCGCCTCGCCGCACAGCATCCGCGGATCCTACATGCACGGCAGTTCGAGTCCGTCGCAGTATCCGCCGAGTAGTCGCTCGCCGCCGCCAGTTGGCCAGGGCCACACGTTCGGCTCCTATCCGGACAACATTGTGTACACCAACATAG ATCAAGCGGTCGGGTCTAGTTTGCATGCCAGCAAGGCGCACCACCGCCTCCACAGTAGCAACAACGTCTCCGATCTGAGCAACGATTCCAGTCCCGATCAGGGATACCCCGACTTTCCGCCCAGCCCCGACTCCTGGCTGGGCGATTCGGGCAGCACCAACACGACCAgcgccaacaacaatgcgaacaacaacagcagccacaacaacaacaacagcagtggcGGCGGGAGCGGCGGGGTGAGCGTCAGTACCGCCCCCAATCCGTCGGCGCCCGGCGTACATTACTGA
- the LOC6732772 gene encoding LIM/homeobox protein Lhx3 isoform X5, with amino-acid sequence MATIPKCGGCHELILDRFILKVLERTWHAKCLQCSECHGQLNDKCFARNGQLFCKEDFFKSNRRYGTKCSACDMGIPPTQVVRRAQDNVYHLQCFLCAMCSRTLNTGDEFYLMEDRKLICKRDYEEAKAKGLYLDGSLDGDQPNKRPRTTITAKQLETLKTAYNNSPKPARHVREQLSQDTGLDMRVVQVWFQNRRAKEKRLKKDAGRTRWSQYFRSMKGNCSPRTDKFLDKDELKVDYDSFSHHDLSNDSYSTVNLGLDEGASPHSIRGSYMHGSSSPSQYPPSSRSPPPVGQGHTFGSYPDNIVYTNIDQAVGSSLHASKAHHRLHSSNNVSDLSNDSSPDQGYPDFPPSPDSWLGDSGSTNTTSANNNANNNSSHNNNNSSGGGSGGVSVSTAPNPSAPGVHY; translated from the exons ATGG CCACAATCCCGAAATGCGGTGGCTGCCACGAGCTGATCCTGGACCGCTTCATCCTCAAAGTGCTGGAGAGGACGTGGCACGCCAAGTGCCTGCAGTGCAGCGAGTGCCATGGCCAGCTGAACGACAAGTGCTTCGCGCGGAATGGCCAGCTCTTCTGCAAGGAGGACTTCTTCAA GTCGAACAGACGTTACGGTACAAAGTGTTCCGCTTGTGATATGGGCATTCCGCCCACGCAGGTGGTGCGTCGGGCGCAGGACAACGTCTACCATCTGCAGTGCTTCCTGTGCGCCATGTGCTCCCGCACCCTGAACACCGGCGACGAGTTCTACCTGATGGAGGATCGCAAGCTGATCTGCAAGCGGGATTATGAGGAGGCCAAGGCCAAGG GCCTCTATCTGGATGGCTCCTTGGACGGCGATCAGCCGAATAAGCGACCGCGCACCACCATCACCGCCAAGCAGCTGGAGACCCTGAAAACGGCCTACAATAACAGCCCCAAACCCGCCCGCCATGTACGTGAGCAGCTTTCGCAGGACACGGGCCTGGACATGCGGGTGGTGCAGGTCTGGTTCCAGAACAG GCGGGCCAAGGAGAAGCGACTGAAAAAGGACGCAGGCCGCACGCGCTGGAGCCAGTACTTCCGCTCGATGAAGGGCAACTGCTCGCCGCGCACCGACAAATTCCTCGACAAGGATGAGCTGAAGGTTGACTACGACAGCTTCAGTCACCACG ATCTGAGCAACGACAGCTATAGCACCGTCAATTTGGGCCTGGACGAGGGCGCCTCGCCGCACAGCATCCGCGGATCCTACATGCACGGCAGTTCGAGTCCGTCGCAGTATCCGCCGAGTAGTCGCTCGCCGCCGCCAGTTGGCCAGGGCCACACGTTCGGCTCCTATCCGGACAACATTGTGTACACCAACATAG ATCAAGCGGTCGGGTCTAGTTTGCATGCCAGCAAGGCGCACCACCGCCTCCACAGTAGCAACAACGTCTCCGATCTGAGCAACGATTCCAGTCCCGATCAGGGATACCCCGACTTTCCGCCCAGCCCCGACTCCTGGCTGGGCGATTCGGGCAGCACCAACACGACCAgcgccaacaacaatgcgaacaacaacagcagccacaacaacaacaacagcagtggcGGCGGGAGCGGCGGGGTGAGCGTCAGTACCGCCCCCAATCCGTCGGCGCCCGGCGTACATTACTGA
- the LOC6732772 gene encoding LIM/homeobox protein Lhx4 isoform X3, translated as MELLKLMMFKSDFLSNGKCDDRVPPINLSQLPEFLLSTIPKCGGCHELILDRFILKVLERTWHAKCLQCSECHGQLNDKCFARNGQLFCKEDFFKSNRRYGTKCSACDMGIPPTQVVRRAQDNVYHLQCFLCAMCSRTLNTGDEFYLMEDRKLICKRDYEEAKAKGLYLDGSLDGDQPNKRPRTTITAKQLETLKTAYNNSPKPARHVREQLSQDTGLDMRVVQVWFQNRRAKEKRLKKDAGRTRWSQYFRSMKGNCSPRTDKFLDKDELKVDYDSFSHHDLSNDSYSTVNLGLDEGASPHSIRGSYMHGSSSPSQYPPSSRSPPPVGQGHTFGSYPDNIVYTNIDQAVGSSLHASKAHHRLHSSNNVSDLSNDSSPDQGYPDFPPSPDSWLGDSGSTNTTSANNNANNNSSHNNNNSSGGGSGGVSVSTAPNPSAPGVHY; from the exons ATGGAACTTTTGAAGCTAATGATGTTCAAAAGTGACTTCCTGTCCAATGGCAAATGTGACGATCGCGTACCGCCGATTAACCTGAGTCAATTGCCAGAGTTCTTGCTAT CCACAATCCCGAAATGCGGTGGCTGCCACGAGCTGATCCTGGACCGCTTCATCCTCAAAGTGCTGGAGAGGACGTGGCACGCCAAGTGCCTGCAGTGCAGCGAGTGCCATGGCCAGCTGAACGACAAGTGCTTCGCGCGGAATGGCCAGCTCTTCTGCAAGGAGGACTTCTTCAA GTCGAACAGACGTTACGGTACAAAGTGTTCCGCTTGTGATATGGGCATTCCGCCCACGCAGGTGGTGCGTCGGGCGCAGGACAACGTCTACCATCTGCAGTGCTTCCTGTGCGCCATGTGCTCCCGCACCCTGAACACCGGCGACGAGTTCTACCTGATGGAGGATCGCAAGCTGATCTGCAAGCGGGATTATGAGGAGGCCAAGGCCAAGG GCCTCTATCTGGATGGCTCCTTGGACGGCGATCAGCCGAATAAGCGACCGCGCACCACCATCACCGCCAAGCAGCTGGAGACCCTGAAAACGGCCTACAATAACAGCCCCAAACCCGCCCGCCATGTACGTGAGCAGCTTTCGCAGGACACGGGCCTGGACATGCGGGTGGTGCAGGTCTGGTTCCAGAACAG GCGGGCCAAGGAGAAGCGACTGAAAAAGGACGCAGGCCGCACGCGCTGGAGCCAGTACTTCCGCTCGATGAAGGGCAACTGCTCGCCGCGCACCGACAAATTCCTCGACAAGGATGAGCTGAAGGTTGACTACGACAGCTTCAGTCACCACG ATCTGAGCAACGACAGCTATAGCACCGTCAATTTGGGCCTGGACGAGGGCGCCTCGCCGCACAGCATCCGCGGATCCTACATGCACGGCAGTTCGAGTCCGTCGCAGTATCCGCCGAGTAGTCGCTCGCCGCCGCCAGTTGGCCAGGGCCACACGTTCGGCTCCTATCCGGACAACATTGTGTACACCAACATAG ATCAAGCGGTCGGGTCTAGTTTGCATGCCAGCAAGGCGCACCACCGCCTCCACAGTAGCAACAACGTCTCCGATCTGAGCAACGATTCCAGTCCCGATCAGGGATACCCCGACTTTCCGCCCAGCCCCGACTCCTGGCTGGGCGATTCGGGCAGCACCAACACGACCAgcgccaacaacaatgcgaacaacaacagcagccacaacaacaacaacagcagtggcGGCGGGAGCGGCGGGGTGAGCGTCAGTACCGCCCCCAATCCGTCGGCGCCCGGCGTACATTACTGA